The Heliangelus exortis unplaced genomic scaffold, bHelExo1.hap1 Scaffold_70, whole genome shotgun sequence genome includes a window with the following:
- the CCDC87 gene encoding coiled-coil domain-containing protein 87, producing MNTTALPAGSPPRRSHPSPRPEGGRGGGATTAGAPPPSWRSALCPPAPPTAAEAAETDTADPYRVRGNRPRAAPPRHRKRRGFPQAEVTPSVQKALLRVRGCPELPAGSRVPASDSTAHASSLGASARAPSCRWSCRHCAGHPEPPGVTSTRSPEPWALPSTRMHRSCQLPGGPGVLLPPCCFSLVVPDHEIPLVMAGVRQHAAGEGRSTRHRLLQLASNCPAMPCQEVPLFSHPVPQYGTAKPPPGASAMGLTLQPYPSLCWDAYEDVEQEPSELLELYQELSPELLTEGLQFPPDTLVEPAAPTADLLPLGHQNARVQPSPWQQQSLFADYLQYIAATSSDFLGAIFHLNTNTEKPVLEHHREPALAPRPKAPAPKPAPAPAEPYERGLWKPVIPQPVPMGLQQRLHRLWMALRVPVWDQLAMAVKYSTWTGWPQLPAALEVWEVATSDILQREHLLAQLERLEEGGSDPSRLFRTGAASAQRRTTEASSRQHLWAALASVEARLRVTLRQLQEGFGDTVTLQGRPYAPHARRDMVEMLYWLQQCRRAEALRGALRRPWDLCCTPQPIPMP from the exons CCACGGCACTCCCCGCCGGCTCGCCCCCCCGCCGCTCCCACCCCTCTCCTCGCCCCGAAGGCGGGAGGGGCGGCGGAGCGACCACAGCCGGCGCCCCCCCGCCGAGCTGGCGTTCCGCGCTCTGCCCGCCGGCTCCGCCAACAGcggcagaggcagcagaaacGGACACCGCGGATCCATACCGGGTGAGAGGCAACCGCCCGAGAGCAGCGCCGCCACGACACCGGAAGAGGCGCGGCTTCCCGCAGGCGGAAGTGACGCCTTCGGTTCAGAAAGCGTTGCTGCGGGTGCGCGGCTGCCCGGAGCTGCCTGCCGGTTCCCGGGTACCGGCTTCTGACAGTACTGCGCATGCGTCCAGCCTGGGTGCCAGCGCTCGCGCACCGAGCTGCAGGTGGAGCTGTCGCCACTGCGCGGGGCA CCCAGAACCCCCTGGAGTGACCAGCACCCGCAGCCCGGAGCCCTGGGCCTTACCCAGCACCAGGATGCACCGCTCATGCCAACTACCAGGGGGGCCAGGGGTCCTGCTCCCcccctgctgcttctctctggtGGTACCAGACCACGAAATTCCTCTGGTGATGGCAGGTGTGCGGCAGCACGCAGCTGGTGAGGGCCGCAGCACCAGGCACCGCCTGCTGCAGCTTGCCAGTAACTGTCCGGCAATGCCATGCCAGGAGGTCCCGTTGTTTTCCCACCCCGTTCCGCAGTATGGCACTGCCAAACCCCCCCCCGGAGCCTCTGCCATGGGACTGACCCTGCAGCCGTACCCGTCACTGTGCTGGGATGCTTATGAAGATGTTGAGCAAGAGCCCTCAGAACTACTGGAACTGTACCAGGAACTGAGCCCGGAGCTTCTCACCGAGGGGCTGCAGTTCCCCCCAGACACCCTGGTGGAGCCGGCTGCTCCCACAGCTGATCTGCTCCCCCTGGGACACCAAAATGCCAGGGTGCAGCCATCACCatggcagcagcaaagcctcTTTGCTGATTACCTACAGTACATAGCGGCAACTAGCTCTGACTTCCTCGGGGCCATTTTCCATCTCAACACCAACACAGAGAAGCCAGTGCTGGAACATCATCGGGAGCCAGCACTGGCACCAAGACCAAAAGCACCGGCACCgaaaccagcaccagcaccagcagaaccATACGAGAGGGGGTTGTGGAAGCCGGTAATCCCACAGCCAGTGCCGATGGGGCTTCAGCAACGTTTGCACCGTCTGTGGATGGCGCTGAGGGTCCCGGTTTGGGACCAGCTGGCGATGGCAGTGAAATACAGCACTTGGACAGGCTGGCCACAGTTACCAGCGGCATTGGAAGTTTGGGAAGTGGCGACCAGTGACATCCTGCAGCGGGAGCATCTCTTGGCACAACTGGAGAGGCTGGAAGAAGGGGGCTCTGACCCTTCGCGCCTGTTCCGCACTGGCGCGGCGTCGGCACAGCGTCGCACCACTGAGGCCAGCAGTCGCCAGCACCTTTGGGCTGCCCTGGCCAGTGTTGAGGCGCGGCTTCGGGTGACGCTGcggcagctgcaggagggattCGGGGACACGGTGACGCTGCAGGGACGTCCCTATGCCCCCCACGCCCGGAGAGATATGGTGGAGATGCTTTACTGGCTGCAGCAGTGCCGGCGGGCAGAGGCGCTGCGTGGGGCTCTGAGGAGGCCGTGGGACCTCTGCTGCACCCCCCAGCCAATACCGATGCCTTAA